The following are from one region of the Stigmatella ashevillena genome:
- the sitA5 gene encoding SitA5 family polymorphic toxin, with the protein MKLRWGGVLLLGYLMVGCATSRVIHLDTGEGPPIVYTPPKSVEPIEVDEGAFQKVMTQLVLDMRFSLRPQEEARPRVRLASWDSEPRTQGRDYGAWCSRQDSPGECLSLLEDGFSFLDAKVRRKMALSFAWDGVWEGVQEAVKEIVNPLILKAMMTSAMAAYMFLVVAPEPVTKLVAIALTTYVIAYIGLDSFANLVRGWQRLSVDSERAMSFQELEEAGHQFGKVMGTNGARVLILALTTALGGGAANMASKGPMLPGFARAALAAETNAGFQLSAALAGGVRSITVVEGVMTVGLAPHAVAMAARGQGGQRDQQMDGTPPAKLLENQKPQLLSVELETAQKVGVRPARVTDPEFLRYVNEGRIKWVVTHDGTLQVIPHTWRRTEISHAVASGGRPVLAAGEADVAIHGASRMGIELTPHSGHFLYGASEAMSTRALEIGRQAFARAGILFPP; encoded by the coding sequence ATGAAGCTGCGTTGGGGGGGAGTGCTGCTGTTGGGGTACCTCATGGTGGGCTGCGCAACATCGAGGGTGATCCACTTGGACACGGGAGAAGGTCCGCCCATCGTCTATACCCCGCCCAAGAGCGTGGAGCCTATCGAGGTTGACGAAGGCGCGTTCCAGAAGGTGATGACCCAGCTGGTGCTGGACATGCGCTTCTCCTTGCGTCCCCAAGAGGAGGCTCGTCCGCGAGTCCGGCTCGCCTCATGGGATTCGGAGCCGCGCACCCAAGGAAGAGACTACGGGGCGTGGTGCTCCCGGCAGGACAGCCCGGGCGAGTGCCTCTCGCTGCTGGAGGACGGCTTCTCCTTCCTGGACGCCAAGGTGCGGCGGAAGATGGCCCTGTCCTTCGCTTGGGACGGAGTGTGGGAAGGGGTGCAGGAGGCGGTGAAGGAAATCGTCAATCCGCTGATCCTCAAGGCGATGATGACCTCGGCCATGGCCGCCTACATGTTCCTCGTCGTGGCGCCCGAGCCAGTGACGAAGCTCGTGGCCATTGCATTAACGACGTACGTCATCGCCTACATCGGCTTGGACTCCTTTGCCAACCTCGTCAGGGGATGGCAACGGCTGTCCGTGGACTCGGAGAGGGCCATGTCCTTCCAGGAGTTGGAGGAGGCCGGACACCAGTTCGGAAAGGTGATGGGGACGAATGGAGCGCGAGTCCTCATCCTGGCCCTGACGACGGCATTGGGGGGAGGGGCGGCGAACATGGCCTCGAAGGGTCCCATGCTTCCGGGCTTCGCCCGTGCGGCGCTGGCAGCGGAAACGAACGCGGGCTTCCAGTTGTCCGCAGCGCTGGCGGGCGGTGTTCGCTCCATCACCGTGGTCGAGGGAGTCATGACGGTGGGGCTTGCCCCCCATGCGGTCGCCATGGCGGCTCGGGGGCAGGGAGGACAACGAGATCAGCAGATGGACGGCACTCCTCCAGCAAAGCTCTTGGAGAATCAGAAGCCTCAGCTTCTCTCTGTTGAGCTGGAAACCGCACAGAAGGTCGGCGTTCGACCGGCCCGTGTGACGGACCCTGAATTCCTGCGCTATGTGAACGAGGGCCGAATCAAGTGGGTGGTCACCCATGACGGCACGTTGCAGGTGATTCCACATACTTGGAGAAGAACGGAAATCTCGCACGCAGTTGCAAGTGGAGGCCGCCCTGTACTGGCCGCAGGCGAGGCAGACGTCGCCATTCATGGGGCCTCTCGCATGGGAATTGAGCTGACGCCACACAGTGGCCACTTTCTGTACGGCGCATCTGAGGCCATGAGCACCAGGGCGCTGGAAATCGGGAGACAGGCCTTCGCCCGAGCCGGCATACTCTTCCCACCGTAG
- a CDS encoding RBBP9/YdeN family alpha/beta hydrolase yields MPPLLILPGYNNSGPQHWQSAWERLFPEARRVQQRDWEQPTLEDWVTALEAAISACAVPPLLAAHSLGVSTVVHWAARQGQRIQGALLVAPPDLAHPSVPEACKAFAPVPRQRLPFRAVLVASRDDPYASFEQSEQMAQDWGCRLEDVGRAGHINSDSGLGEWPQGQRLLRALTQDVEGQEA; encoded by the coding sequence ATGCCTCCCCTGCTCATCCTCCCCGGCTACAACAACTCCGGCCCACAGCACTGGCAGAGCGCCTGGGAACGCCTCTTCCCGGAAGCACGGCGGGTCCAGCAGCGCGACTGGGAGCAGCCCACGCTCGAGGACTGGGTGACCGCGCTGGAGGCGGCCATCTCCGCGTGTGCCGTCCCGCCCTTGCTGGCCGCGCATTCGCTCGGGGTCAGCACCGTGGTGCACTGGGCGGCACGCCAGGGTCAGCGCATCCAGGGTGCGCTGCTGGTAGCGCCTCCAGACCTCGCCCACCCCAGCGTGCCCGAAGCCTGCAAGGCCTTCGCTCCCGTCCCTCGCCAGCGCCTCCCCTTTCGCGCGGTGCTCGTCGCCTCAAGAGATGATCCCTATGCCTCGTTCGAGCAGTCCGAGCAGATGGCCCAGGACTGGGGCTGCCGGTTGGAGGACGTGGGGCGGGCAGGGCATATCAACTCCGACTCGGGATTGGGCGAGTGGCCCCAGGGGCAGAGACTGCTGCGCGCGCTGACCCAGGATGTCGAGGGTCAAGAGGCGTGA